From Rhodovastum atsumiense, a single genomic window includes:
- a CDS encoding DUF2726 domain-containing protein, translating to MNDQFMSWGGAHMRDLLSNVILGNIILSIVIIVICFILAIILGSLKVSLPQNKRNPYSVRENFLTDNERAFLKEFNKACGPEFTIFAQVRLADILNPVKEYKDLNKVASKSIDFIVCKSEDLSLVCAVELDDSTHKLYKRRQRDKFVDDLFQMAKFPLIRFQARSNYNANNIRRLLPFCNPPVIASRVD from the coding sequence ATGAATGATCAGTTCATGTCATGGGGAGGTGCTCACATGCGCGATTTATTATCAAATGTAATACTTGGAAATATTATTCTATCAATTGTAATTATTGTAATATGTTTTATTTTGGCTATAATTTTAGGTTCCCTGAAAGTATCTTTGCCACAAAATAAAAGAAATCCATATTCAGTCAGAGAGAATTTTCTTACTGACAATGAACGTGCTTTCTTGAAGGAATTCAATAAAGCGTGCGGTCCAGAGTTCACGATTTTTGCGCAGGTCAGATTAGCGGATATTCTTAATCCTGTTAAAGAATATAAGGATTTGAATAAAGTTGCATCAAAAAGTATCGATTTCATCGTGTGTAAATCAGAGGATCTATCGCTTGTTTGTGCAGTGGAGCTGGATGATTCGACACATAAATTATACAAACGTCGTCAAAGGGATAAATTCGTTGATGACCTGTTTCAAATGGCGAAATTCCCCCTCATCAGATTTCAGGCGAGATCTAATTATAATGCCAATAATATTCGTAGATTGCTCCCGTTTTGCAATCCACCGGTCATTGCTTCCCGGGTTGACTGA